In Lodderomyces elongisporus chromosome 1, complete sequence, a genomic segment contains:
- a CDS encoding uncharacterized protein (MEROPS:MER0005202) — MNSSNPIIRNERIYFNESPPITDDGHHNLVKQSQIGQESTALKEEVDTNGTELLKTLSIDTIWNTILKIFHNLKLLLFLLFQKKHNLSQQEQIDTNEIDINTLSINTFPHSPSSTATATATATDSDIELIAERNILTNDFHLIGKKYNNRSQYQQNSILVDVDDVDESGAASRNIIATPNQSFFKAHQLNNDNTGETLRALALKKLALGSTATTKPTSTNSQYGTDLSIAKPIRYTQKKLHENALIPSSMSPRLSSSLPPPPSLLISSRLPAQKYSSNGLHSERSLSATSFLQQYRNTSTPIATPKKTNDKYKEHIMRYYAQTKPKWSSEQGTSYATSSATAYLDNLISSLSKKGITSTVEQAQSKIQEFVTRKRLQESQVGVKGLTEQQLKQVYQIWKSDPRKLVIEKFNIDLKVEDLLTLRDGNWLNDIVIDFYINLLMDASNDKVFGWTTHFYTTLERRGYQGVAKWAKKRKLNLFKKEKVIVPVNISQTHWALAVIDNVAKTITYYDSLDSSGMGNSQAVSNLQMYMNGEAKQLGIQPISYEQISHIKCPQQSNGFDCGVFVCAASRYIVENKTMNYSQKDMKMFRRRMVYEMMTTKLVE; from the coding sequence AACCCAATTAtaagaaatgaaagaatATACTTCAATGAGCTGCCGCCGATAACCGATGATGGACATCACAACTTAGTCAAGCAACTGCAAATTGGCCAGGAATCAACAGcattaaaagaagaagttgacACAAATGGTACCGAGTTATTGAAAACTCTTTCAATAGATACAATTTGGAAtacaattttgaaaatattcCATAATTTAaaattgcttttgtttttgcttttccaaaaaaaacacaatttGTCACAGCAGGAGCAAATAGACACTAATGAAATTGACATCAATACACTTTCCATCAACACCTTTCCCCACTCGCCGTcttcaacagcaacagcaacagcaacagcaacggACTCAGATATTGAACTAATTGCAGAGAGAAATATACTCACAAATGATTTTCATCTCATTGGAAAGAAATATAACAATAGAAGCCAGTATCAACAAAACAGCATCCTAGTAGATGTCGACGATGTTGACGAAAGTGGCGCTGCCAGTAGGAACATTATTGCCACACCAAACCAATCCTTTTTCAAGGCACATCAATTAAACAATGACAACACTGGAGAGACTCTTCGGGCTTTAGCATTAAAGAAGCTAGCGTTGGGATCGACTGCAACAACTAAACCAACATCTACAAACTCTCAATATGGAACTGACTTGTCAATTGCCAAACCCATAAGATATacacaaaaaaagttaCATGAAAATGCTTTGATACCGTCCTCGATGTCACCTCGactatcatcatcactaccaccaccaccatcattgTTAATATCATCACGACTTCCAGCTCAAAAATATTCATCTAATGGCTTGCATTCTGAAAGACTGCTCTCTGCAACATCATTTTTGCAACAGTACAGAAACACATCAACCCCAATTGCAACTCCCAAAAAAACGAATGACAAATACAAGGAACATATAATGAGATATTATGCACAAACAAAGCCAAAGTGGTCATCCGAACAGGGCACATCGTATGCAACCTCTTCAGCAACAGCTTACTTGGATAACCTCATTTCCAGCCTTtccaaaaaaggaataacTTCTACTGTTGAGCAAGCGCAATCCAAGATCCAGGAATTTGTAACCAGAAAAAGATTACAAGAGTCTCAAGTTGGTGTCAAGGGTCTAACTGAACAGCAACTCAAACAAGTTTATCAGATTTGGAAGTCAGACCCACGCAAATTGGTTATTGAGAAATTCAACATTGACTTGAAAGTCGAAGACCTTTTAACTTTGAGAGACGGCAACTGGCTAAATGATATTGTAATTGATTTCTACATTAATTTACTAATGGATGCAAGCAATGACAAAGTTTTCGGATGGACCACGCATTTCTATACAACCTTGGAAAGAAGAGGATACCAGGGCGTAGCGAAATGGGCCAAGAAGCGGAAATTAAACCtcttcaaaaaagaaaaagttatTGTTCCAGTAAATATAAGTCAAACACATTGGGCATTAGCTGTGATTGACAATGTCGCCAAAACCATTACATACTATGATTCCTTGGACTCCTCCGGTATGGGCAATTCTCAAGCAGTTTCAAACTTGCAGATGTATATGAACGGGGAAGCAAAACAACTAGGCATACAACCAATACTGTATGAACAAATATCTCACATAAAATGTCCTCAGCAAAGCAATGGCTTTGACTGTGGAGTATTTGTATGTGCTGCATCTAGATACATTGTCGAAAATAAGACTATGAATTATTCTCAAAAGGATATGAAAATGTTTAGAAGGCGGATGGTCTACGAAATGATGACAACAAAACTTGTAGAATAA
- the YME2 gene encoding mitochondrial escape protein 2 (BUSCO:EOG092613R2) → MMRLKILRASRINPALSRLRPPHLYSINKSQAFRFYATDIEDLKRQSDRTESDNSASTTGVIDKEANEVLLYYSFSNSRNFVKQYISRFLPSKFLGEQVEEKVKDVSYPLPQNSSITEVLHLPRDSGAFVKFKYSPSLTAKEFIQDIRSNIAESNTKRYSNIFMKAIGFVWDRSTQVYTVKGVPWIEDLKRFPSQKIGITYEGNPLTEEELYVLFRRYGLIDDIKVESTQSFVLFDTVRAAICAKHCITGMQLNGGKTTIHIQYVPVKKTNFIIEMISSHTKIALPVILALLATFAVLIFDPIREWFIQLKITRASHSFDEFKENKWFKIVYIPYKQLLNAVSSGYDYIDTQLHEVTGINNADECSDDNQVLQEKNWESNMFWRERFEKAKQLKLWIMENIDTFIIVKGPQGSGKEEFVVDHTLMADAKLRKKVLLLECDELSKARSENSLIASTASQLGYFPVFTWTNSISQFIDLGLQGLTGQKSGLSESKETQIKNMFSLATQAIRSLTDGDYNKYKTNIEKKNRRLKDDEKIEVLRLEEFLAQHPESKPIIVINKFARKADVSSNDFIFPLIADWASGLIQNNIAHVVFTTADVGSLQHLNDALPNQVFKNISLSDASIASSKQYICDALKMKDTATLDDCIAPLGGRMLDLQAFIRRIKSGEDPSQAIDEMVNQAAELITTFFLHEHKFSNDDSNWNPSQVWLIMKLLSKKDVIDYDSLIKSPLFKQSKETLDTLSTLEKYDLVSLKREKGVLSKISTGRPLFTAAFENIISDVRIWKLYETQYLLNLVSLEVQKLTKFENELTTIYKINKLDGRIDYLSKKIDESNQKIVDYEKEIKDIAAYKGEPKQRHSFLGIF, encoded by the coding sequence ATGATGAGATTAAAGATCTTGCGAGCATCTAGAATTAACCCTGCACTTCTGAGGCTAAGGCCCCCGCATCTTTacagcatcaacaaaagCCAGGCATTCCGATTCTATGCTACAGATATCGAAGATTTGAAACGACAATCGGATAGAACAGAGTCTGATAACTCTGCTTCAACTACCGGTGTCATTGATAAAGAAGCAAATGAAGTCTTGTTATATTATTCATTCTCCAATTCACGAAACTTTGTCAAACAGTACATTTCGAGATTTTTGCCATCAAAATTCTTAGGAGAGCAAGTCGAGGAAAAAGTCAAGGATGTGTCGTATCCATTACCCCAGAACTCTTCCATTACCGAAGTCTTGCATTTACCAAGAGATAGTGGAGCGTTTGTCAAGTTTAAATATTCGCCATCGTTAACCGCAAAGGAATTTATTCAGGATATCAGATCAAACATTGCAGAGTCAAATACTAAGCGGTACAGCAATATATTCATGAAGGCAATTGGCTTTGTTTGGGATAGATCTACCCAGGTTTACACGGTCAAGGGTGTTCCATGGATTGAGGACTTGAAAAGATTTCCGAGTCAGAAAATTGGTATAACTTATGAGGGCAATCCACTCACAGAAGAGGAATTGTATGTCCTTTTTAGACGTTATGGCCTAATTGATGATATTAAAGTTGAATCAACAcaatcttttgttcttttcgaTACAGTTAGAGCAGCTATTTGTGCAAAACATTGTATTACGGGAATGCAATTGAATGGCGGGAAAACAACCATCCATATTCAGTACGTGCCTGTAAAGAAAACCAATTTCATTATTGAAATGATTTCTTCCCATACTAAAATTGCATTGCCCGTTATTTTAGCCCTTTTGGCAACATTTGCTGTTTTGATCTTTGATCCAATCAGAGAATGGTTTATTCAGTTGAAAATCACACGTGCTAGCCACTCTTTTGATGAGTTcaaggaaaacaaatggTTCAAAATTGTTTATATCCCATATAAACAACTCCTCAATGCAGTCTCTAGTGGTTACGATTATATTGACACACAATTGCATGAAGTAACCGGAATAAATAACGCTGATGAATGTCTGGATGACAATCAGGTTttgcaagaaaagaattggGAGAGCAACATGTTTTGGAGAGAAAGATTCGAGAAGGCTAAGCAGTTGAAGCTCTGGATTATGGAAAACATTGATACATTTATCATCGTTAAGGGTCCCCAAGGGTCTGGTAAAGAagagtttgttgttgatcatACTCTTATGGCAGATGCCaagttgagaaaaaaagtctTGCTATTAGAGTGTGACGAATTGAGCAAAGCAAGATCAGAAAACAGTTTGATTGCTTCCACTGCATCTCAATTGGGTTATTTCCCTGTGTTTACATGGACGAATTCAATATCACAATTTATCGATTTAGGTTTGCAAGGTTTAACTGGACAAAAATCCGGATTAAGCGAGAGCAAAGAAACGCAGATCAAAAACATGTTTTCATTGGCAACACAAGCAATTAGGAGTTTAACAGATGGCGACTATAACAAGTACAAAACcaatattgaaaagaagaatagaaGATTAAAAGACGACGAAAAGATTGAAGTTTTAAGACTTGAAGAGTTTTTGGCGCAGCATCCGGAATCGAAACCAATTATTGTGATCAACAAGTTTGCACGGAAAGCTGATGTACTGAGCAATGACTTTATCTTTCCGTTAATTGCTGACTGGGCATCTGGGTTGATTCAAAATAATATCGCGCACGTTGTTTTTACAACGGCTGATGTTGGTTCCTTGCAGCATTTGAATGATGCATTGCCCAATCAAGTGTTTAAAAATATCTCACTCAGTGATGCTTCGATAGCTAGTTCCAAGCAATATATCTGTGATGCTTTAAAGATGAAGGACACTGCCACTTTGGATGATTGTATTGCCCCATTGGGTGGTAGAATGTTGGACTTGCAAGCCTTTATTCGTCGTATCAAGTCTGGTGAAGATCCACTGCAAGCAATCGATGAAATGGTCAACCAAGCAGCAGAATTGATCACCACATTCTTCCTACATGAACATAAATTCAGCAATGATGACAGTAATTGGAATCCATCGCAGGTGTGGTTAATAATGAAGCTCTTGTCAAAGAAAGACGTGATTGACTATGATAGTTTAATTAAGCTGCCTTTGTTTAAGCAATCAAAAGAGACATTGGACACGTTGTCCACCTTGGAGaagtatgatcttgtatcGTTAAAGAGGGAGAAGGGTGTTCTCAGCAAGATTCTGACTGGTCGACCTCTTTTTACAGCGGCTTTTGAGAATATTATTTCAGATGTAAGAATATGGAAGCTTTATGAGACTCAATATTTGCTCAACTTGGTTAGTCTTGAAGTTCAGAAGTTGACcaagtttgaaaatgaacTTACAACTATATACAAGATTAACAAATTGGATGGAAGAATCGATTACTTGTCGAAGAAGATTGATGAATCCAATCAAAAGATTGTTGACTATGAAAAGGAGATCAAGGATATCGCGGCATATAAAGGAGAGCCCAAACAACGCCACTCATTCTTGGGTATATTTTAG
- the MSP1 gene encoding mitochondrial dynamin GTPase Msp1, with translation MFGKLKIDLGKFKIDIKLLGDLVILAGASLSVYYLLNVLINDYLDNSIKNKQADKKGASILKKIQSNNPSLKSLSLNQYEKSLLSSLVTPEEISVTFEDIGGLQDIIDEIREAVILPLTDPELFAVHSDLIRSPKGVLFYGPPGCGKTMLAKAIAKESGAFFLSIRMSTIMDKWYGESNKITDAIFSLANKLQPCIIFIDEIDSFLRDRSSSDHEVSAMLKAEFMTLWDGLKSNGQIMVLGATNRKNDIDEAFLRRMPKTFAIGKPSAVQRKAILSKILKDANLDEKDFDIDYLVSHTNGYSGSDLRELCREAAILPVREYIKENYDLKKGKLGRDENDTLPVRPLRTSDFTNVKNGSQSAIPSLALD, from the coding sequence ATGTTTGGTAAGCTCAAAATAGATCTTGGCAAATTCAAGATCGATATCAAACTACTTGGAGATTTGGTCATCCTTGCAGGTGCAAGTTTATCTGTCTATTATTTACTAAACGTCTTGATAAACGACTACTTAGACAATAGCataaaaaacaagcaaGCTGACAAGAAAGGTGCCAgcatattgaaaaaaatccAATCCAATAACCCTTCTTTAAAGAGTCTATCTCTCAATCAATATGAGAAGTCTTTGCTTAGCTCATTGGTAACTCCAGAAGAAATTTCGGTGACATTTGAAGATATTGGTGGGCTTCAAGATATTATAGATGAAATAAGGGAAGCAGTGATATTGCCATTGACCGATCCAGAATTGTTTGCAGTACATTCGGATTTGATAAGATCTCCAAAAggtgttttgttttatggTCCACCTGGTTGTGGAAAAACCATGTTGGCAAAAGCCATTGCTAAAGAGAGTGGAgcgttttttctttccataAGGATGTCGACAATCATGGACAAATGGTATGGTGAGTCGAATAAGATCACTGATGCTATATTTTCATTAGCCAACAAATTGCAACCATGTATTATATTCATTGATGAGATTGACTCATTCTTGAGGGATAGATCTTCGAGTGATCATGAAgttagtgcaatgttgaaAGCTGAATTTATGACGCTTTGGGATGGTCTCAAGTCCAATGGTCAAATTATGGTGCTTGGTGCTACTAATAGAAAGAATGATATCGACGAAGCCTTTTTAAGAAGAATGCCCAAGACTTTTGCTATTGGTAAGCCCAGTGCCGTGCAGCGAAAAGCTATCTTGTCCAAAATATTGAAAGATGCCAATTTAGATGAGAAGGATTTCGATATCGATTACTTGGTTAGCCATACGAATGGCTATAGTGGATCCGATTTGCGGGAATTGTGTCGAGAGGCAGCAATATTACCAGTTCGAGAATACATCAAAGAAAACTACGATCTCAAGAAGGGCAAGCTCGGTCgtgatgaaaatgatacCTTGCCTGTTCGTCCATTGCGGACATCGGATTTCACCAATGTGAAAAATGGATCACAATCGGCTATTCCAAGCTTAGCATTGGACTAA
- the SGD1 gene encoding suppressor of glycerol defect (BUSCO:EOG09261I1G), with the protein MSRAGRISLPSQIIEQIEAKNANGEYNTKEDSRFDSVQTTTNGRKRKAPKAVSRKDKRKEERLKKKQKQYNNHTRKTVPVSNGKGTSISKPSKKDNDSKDSDEEADKEADEEDEDPLEQLRKIKAAKSAEGAKNAKALKASHATKRQEVENVHDPLEQLRKIKAAKIKKIEDDPMEQLRILKEMKNGKRVSTSNDIKIVKESELNDDEISEGEFDVDDSMEEDQDLDLNLEDENFAEEEEEEEEEDPLEQLRKLKEAKGKSGKSKSNEIRIVKEDDLLDEDDDISDDLAGESDSLETTTTKQPRSQKQKTKNSSSSSSESEGEFEGFSDSDVKKDQVKRKNKKSILKSSSGFKITQPEIVSNLGGDKIDDDLTYYAKKLGLKNGKNSKLIKEDDDDMIGGILDGLDLDFDDPESSDEDKYEDDSQSPGRPNLPSESSLQPPPRPPTTALDDDLDYYAKKLGISKRDKLPKSEFDDGLEDLLEGLEFDSGSRDDNNDMNSNVDNDDVSDFDDSDASNATFSSDDNDDFEHERENPYLPPSANDGDSDENETMTENSGDTQRYIPPALRRRMAMEAASSSSETSAEEATIKRSVKGSLNKLSEANITSIINEINALYMTHPRQILNEAIVSIVLESIIQQGRLLESFVYLHAALVVALYKLQGVEFGAFFIQKLIESFKSHHTNQDSKEASNLISLLSSVFSLHLVSSKLIYDIVRLLISNLNERNADLLLRLVQNSGNQMRSESPSSLKQIITLLNEKYASLPSSSRNTRVQFLVETISSLKNNKLKILNEANYQQIVRLRKVLSAIGGKSGGNDAIQVSLEDIESIDTRGKWWLVGSAWKGHDSETNDQSGSGLVNESAVKDVLDASEPNWMELAKSQRMNTAIRRAIFISIVSATDFMDARTKLDKLALKKAQERDIPKVLVHCTTMETAYNPYYALLANNLCESHSFRKTFQFILWDVVKGLDRQDDRSGGNYNNGDDDDGENEDINFMDLNEVDEETRLKKVLNLGRFFGYLIAENAIPLHSLKTVNFLSSSSNSIIFVEALLVKFLDVVGKKSKKKNASANFGSLNDKNDLDLLFDDKLLVERVVKAKDETTLLRGLQYFLQERVKNSGMVTTKKQEMRVSWGVDAMFDVIDELLKNVEV; encoded by the coding sequence ATGAGTAGAGCTGGTCGTATTAGTCTACCTTCTCAGATTATAGAGCAGATCGAGGCAAAAAATGCAAACGGAGAATACAACACCAAAGAGGATAGTCGATTCGATAGTGTCCAAACCACCACAAACGGacgcaaaagaaaagcaccTAAGGCAGTATCGCGAAAGgacaagagaaaagaggaaaggttgaagaagaagcaaaagcaatACAATAATCACACGAGGAAAACAGTACCGGTTTCGAATGGAAAAGGAACCTCAATTCTGAAACCTAGTAAGAAAGACAATGACAGCAAAGATAGCGACGAGGAAGCTGACAAGGAAGCTGACGAGGAGGATGAAGATCCATTGGAGCAACTCcgaaaaataaaagctGCGAAATCAGCTGAAGGGGccaaaaatgcaaaagcTTTAAAAGCTTCACATGCTACTAAACGTCAGGAGGTGGAAAATGTTCATGACCCCTTGGAACAGCTCCGTAAGATCAAAGCtgcaaaaattaaaaaaatagaggaTGACCCTATGGAACAGCTTCGTATACTaaaggaaatgaagaatGGGAAACGTGTATCAACTTCAAATGACATCAAGATTGTCAAAGAATCTGAAttgaatgatgatgaaatcagtGAAGGGGAATTCGATGTTGATGACCTGATGGAGGAAGATCAAGACttggatttgaatttggaaGACGAAAATTttgcagaagaagaggaagaagaagaagaagaagatccGCTTGAGCAACTACGAAAACTCAAGGAAGCAAAGGGAAAATCCGGAAAATCCAAATCTAATGAAATTAGAATTGTCAAGGAGGACGATTTATtggatgaggatgatgacATCTCCGATGACTTGGCTGGAGAAAGTGATTCTTTGGAGACCACTACTACAAAACAGCCGCGactgcaaaaacaaaagaccAAGAATAGCTCATCCAGTTCTAGTGAATCGGAAGGCGAATTTGAAGGGTTTAGTGATTCTGATGTCAAGAAAGATCAAGTAAAAcgaaagaataaaaaatcaattttgaAATCGTCACTGGGATTTAAAATTACTCAGCCGGAAATTGTCAGTAATCTTGGTGGTGATAAGATTGATGATGACTTGACATACTacgcaaaaaaattaggTCTTAAAAACGGGAAAAACTCTAAATTGATAAAAGAGGACGACGATGACATGATTGGTGGAATTTTGGATGGGTTGGATTTAGATTTTGATGATCCTGAATCTTCTGACGAAGACAAGTATGAAGATGATTCTCAGTCACCTGGTCGCCCAAACTTACCATCAGAATCATCAttacaaccaccaccacgaCCACCAACTACCGCACTTGATGACGACTTGGATTATTATGCGAAGAAACTAGGTATCAGTAAGAGAGATAAATTACCCAAGTCGGAATTTGACGATGGTTTGGAAGATCTCTTGGAAGGTTTGGAGTTTGATAGTGGTTCTCGAGATGATAATAACGACATGAACAGTAACgttgataatgatgatgtttCTGATTTTGATGATAGCGATGCAAGCAATGCCACATTTTCATCAGACGACAATGACGATTTTGAAcatgaaagagaaaaccCATATTTGCCTCCAAGTGCAAATGATGGAGACCtggatgaaaatgaaactaTGACTGAAAACTCTGGGGATACACAAAGATATATTCCTCCAGCTTTACGAAGGAGGATGGCCATGGAAGCAGCATCGTCATCTTCCGAGACACTGGCTGAAGAAGCTACTATTAAAAGGCTGGTAAAGGGTTCATTGAACAAGCTTTCAGAAGCAAATATCACTTCTATTATCAATGAAATAAATGCATTATATATGACACATCCGAGACAGATTTTGAATGAAGCGATTGTGAGTATAGTTTTGGAAAGCATAATTCAACAAGGCCGTCTTCTTGAGTCTTTTGTGTACTTGCATGCAGCTCTCGTTGTCGCTCTTTACAAATTACAAGGagttgagtttggtgcattttttattcaaaagTTAATTGAATCATTTAAATCACATCACACGAATCAGGACTCTAAGGAAGCGTCGAACTTGATTTCACTCTTGTCATCAGTTTTTCTGCTTCATTTGGTTTCTTCAAAGTTGATATACGATATCGTGAGGCTATTAATAAGTAATTTGAATGAACGAAATGCCGATTTGCTTTTGAGATTGGTGCAAAATTCGGGTAATCAAATGAGATCAGAAAGTCCTTCATCATTAAAGCAAATAATTACTTTGCTTAATGAAAAGTATGCATCGTTACCAAGCAGTTCTAGAAATACAAGGGTTCAATTTCTTGTCGAAACAATCTCGtcattaaaaaataataaactAAAGATTTTGAATGAAGCAAATTACCAACAAATCGTACGTTTGAGAAAAGTTTTGAGTGCAATAGGAGGCAAATCTGGTGGTAATGATGCAATCCAAGTTTCATTAGAAGACATTGAAAGTATCGATACGAGAGGAAAGTGGTGGCTTGTTGGATCTGCATGGAAGGGCCATGACTCTGAAACGAATGATCAATCGGGTCTGGGATTAGTTAACGAATCAGCCGTAAAAGATGTATTGGATGCATCTGAGCCAAACTGGATGGAACTTGCCAAGTCACAAAGAATGAATACTGCTATTCGTCGTGCCATCTTTATATCTATTGTTTCGGCAACTGATTTTATGGACGCACGGACCAAGTTGGATAAGCTAGCCTTGAAAAAAGCACAAGAGCGTGATATACCAAAAGTCTTGGTTCATTGTACTACAATGGAAACCGCTTACAATCCATACTATGCACTTTTGGCCAACAATCTTTGCGAGTCGCATTCGTTTAGAAAGACTTTCCAATTCATATTGTGGGATGTAGTCAAAGGACTCGATAGACAAGATGATCGCAGCGGTGGTAATTATAATAATGGTGATGACGACGACGGAGAGAATGAGGATATAAACTTTATGGATTTGAATGAAGTTGATGAAGAGACTAGACTCAAAAAGGTTCTTAATTTGGGAAGATTTTTTGGATACTTGATTGCAGAAAATGCAATTCCATTGCACAGTCTAAAAACCGTAAACTTTTTGTCGTCGTCTTCTAATTCCATCATTTTTGTTGAAGCATTGTTAGTAAAATTCTTGGATGTGGTGGggaaaaaatcaaagaaaaagaatgcaAGCGCAAACTTTGGTTCCTTAAACGACAAGAATGACCTTGACTTGCTTTTTGATGATAAATTACTAGTTGAGCGAGTAGTCAAGGCCAAAGATGAAACAACATTATTACGAGGTTTGCAATATTTTTTGCAGGAGAGAGTAAAAAATAGCGGCATGGTTACAActaagaaacaagaaatgaGGGTTTCGTGGGGGGTTGACGCCATGTTTGATGTCATTGATGAGCTATTAAAGAATGTTGAGGTGTAG